The genomic window CAACAGTTAACTTGGGCCGCTTTGGTGTCGACCGAGTTTCGCTTCAATCATTAACCCAGACAACGGAGGAAGGCGGTGAGACGCAACCAAGGCTGTAGTCCGGTCGAGCACGTTCTGGCGCGACGACAGTTCCTCGCGGGCTCCGCGTCCGCAGCGGTCGGCGCCTGCTTGAGCAAACCAGTTCAAGCCCATCCGCTGATGCAAGCCGATTCTTTAAAACGATCCGGCAAACGCATCCTGCAGATCTTTTTGCAGGGCGGCGTCAGCCAGCTGGAATCCTGGGACCCCAAACCGGGCACCAAATTTGGCGGACCGTTTCGCGCTATCCCGACTTCGGTGCCCGGCATGCACATTTCGGAACTGCTGCCTCACACCGCCAGCCGCATGCATCATCTGTCGATCGTGCGGAGCATCAACAGCAAGATCAACGATCATCGCAAGGGCATGCTGTATATGGAAAAGGGCCGACCGACCGGCGACTTTCCCTACCTGGGCTCGGTGGCCTCGAAATACCTGGCGGGCCCCGACGCCGCGCTACCCGGTTACATCCACATTACAACGCGAGGCATCAACGATTCGACCGCCGCGTTTCTAGGCGCTCAACACGCCCAGCTCAAGCTCGAAGGCGTGCAACCGCCGTCTAACCTCGACCTGCCCCAAGATCTCGACGAAGAACTGGACGCCCAGCGGGAGAGTTTACGGCGGCAGTTCGACGAACCGTTTGCTCAACACCGCAGCAACGCCGAACTGGATACCTACGACGCTGCGTTTCAGCAAGCCGCCCTGCTGATGGCTCGCAAGAAGATTTTCGAAGGCAGTGCGTCGGAAAAAGATCTTTCACGTTACGGCACGCATGACTTTGCCCGGTATTGTCTGCTGGCTCGTACCCTGCTGGAAAACGGAGCCACCTGCGTCAAGGTCACGCACCATGGTTACGACTCGCACGCCGAGAACTTCAACTTCCACCTGGAGCAACTGGGCGAATTCGATAAACCGTTCGCCATGCTGATGGACGACCTATCCGATCGCGGGATGCTGGAAAATACGCTGGTCTTGGTCTGCTCTGAATTTGGTCGCACGCCCAAGATCAACACCAAATACGGCCGCGACCATTGGGGCACCGCTTGGTCGACGGTACTGGGCGGCTGTGGCGTGCAGTCCGGTGCAATCATTGGTAGCACCAACAACGAGGGCACCGAAGTGGCGGACCGTGAGGTTGATTCCGGACATCTGTTTCACACCTATTTGCGAGCCGTGGGTCTGGATTCGTACGCTGAACACGACCTGCCCGGCCGCTCGATTCCCATTGGCGACCCCGCCGCCGAAGAGATCGGAGAGCTATTGTCATGAACCCTATCGAAACGGAAACGATAACGAAAACGTCTGAACCCAGCGTCGATCCGCTCCACACTCACCGGGTCGCAGAATACAAACACGAGCGGCCTCTGACCACGCTGTGTTGCGATCCCACCGGACAATACGTCGCCGCCGGCGCCGAGGATTTGGACGTTCAGTTGTGGAACCTCGAGGACGAACAACGGCGGACCCTACAAGGGCATGACAGCTGGGTGCGGTCGCTGCAGTTTTCCGCCGACAGTTCGCGGCTGTATACGGCTTGCTGGGGTGGAGTCGTCAAAGCTTGGGACCTGACGCCGCCAGAGCCAACGGTGCTGTACAGCATTCAGGCCCATCAAGGCTCCGCTCGCTGGGTCAGTGTCAGCCCCGACGGCAAGTTCTTGGCCACTGGCGGCAACGATCTATTGGTGAAGATCTGGGACGCCGAAAACGGCACGCTGCTGCAGGCCTTTTCCGGTCACAGGCGACACGTCTACGGCGTGCAGTTCCATCCCACGGCTCCGTTCATCGTGTCGCAAGACTTGGTAGGCGTGGTCAAGGTTTGGAATCTATTAACCGGCCAAGCAGAAAGGACGTTCGTGGCGGACATGATGACCGGCTATGACAAAAAGTTCGCCGCCGACATGGGTGGCAGCCGCGACTTGCAGTTTCATCCCGACGGCAGCCGATGGGCCAGTGCGGGAATTACCAAACTGACCAACGGGTTCGCCGGCGACCAGGATCCGATCATCGTGGTTTTTGACTGGGAAACCTGCGAGCCCCTGCACCAACTTCGAGCAGCGCAGAATTTTAAAGGAATCGCCTGGGGCGCCCGCTTCCATCCGCGCGGATTTGTTGTCGGAGCCGGGGCGCATAAGAACGGCAAGGGGGAACTGTGGTTTTATGATCTTACACAGGATCAACCGTACCACACAGTCGCGCTGCCCCGCGCCGCCCGTGGCTTGGGCTTGATCGGCGACGACCGCCTGGCGGTAGCCCACGTCGATGGAAATGTCGGCGTGTACCAGATGTCCAAGCCCGAGCCACACGACAGCTGAGCCTCATCCATTCATGGCAGCTACAGTTTGTCACTAGCAGTTTGCCCACGGTTCATGTCCCCATTCTTTAGACGCCGCCTCCAAATTTGCGATATATTCAATCGGCAAGCGATTTCAACTTCCGATAGGCGAATGCGAGGCACATAGTGAAAACGTCCAAGTGGTTATCCGTTGTGGCTTGTTTCCTATGGCTGTGCATATCAAACACCAAGGCTGCCGCACAAATACTTTCGCCTTCGAGCGCCGCGGAAGACAGTGATCTGTATTCGCTGGTCCTGATTTCATCGGACCTCTCCGATGCCCACCAAACAATGACGATTTGCGACCAAAACGAAGACGGCTATATCGACGCGGAAGAACGTAGCAAGCTGCCGTGGCAAAGCGAATTTGCCGACTTCGATCTCAACCAAGACGGCAAGTTAACGCATCTCGAAGTTGCCGTTCGCCAAGCGAAAAAACGCGCTGCGTTTGACATAACTCAGTTTGATCGGAAAAACTCGCAAGCTTTTATTCGACGATACGACACCAATGGCAACGGACAATTGGATGCTGATGAGATCGCCGAGCGCTGGCCGCCTGACCCGTCCGAGTTCGACAAAGATGAAGATGGCATAATCACACTCACCGAGATCGCGAAACAGTTCGCTTTCAAACGCGGGCTAAGGCGTGAACTCGGTATCGAAGCGGTCGACAACATGAGTTCCGTGAACTCAATCAAAAAGTTTGACATCGATGGAGATCGCCATTTGGATTCGCAGGAATGGGCTGCGGCCAGACTTCCCCTCGAAGGAAAATTGCACGACAGCAACGAAGACGGAAAATTGAACCAGATGGAACTATCGCTCTTGTTTGCCAAGCATCGTCGAGATTTAGGCCTGAGCAAATCCGATGGCGTGAAAGCAAAACGCATCCTTGCCATGGCCGACGCCAATCGAGATGGCAAAATCAGTGACAACGAAATGAACGCGGATATCTTCGCGGCCAATCCCCAAGCAGCGTCACAGTACTCTAAATTTGATGCCAACTCGGACGGTACGGTGACGTTGAGCGAAATACAACAGGCGATCGCGGCCGAACGTAAGAAGCTTGGCTATAGCGATTCACACGTATCCAATGCGCGACGACTACTGCTCAGGCACGACGCTGACCGTTCGACGTTCATCGAAGCAGCTGAACTCGCTCAGCAGGCC from Roseimaritima ulvae includes these protein-coding regions:
- a CDS encoding DUF1501 domain-containing protein, whose translation is MRRNQGCSPVEHVLARRQFLAGSASAAVGACLSKPVQAHPLMQADSLKRSGKRILQIFLQGGVSQLESWDPKPGTKFGGPFRAIPTSVPGMHISELLPHTASRMHHLSIVRSINSKINDHRKGMLYMEKGRPTGDFPYLGSVASKYLAGPDAALPGYIHITTRGINDSTAAFLGAQHAQLKLEGVQPPSNLDLPQDLDEELDAQRESLRRQFDEPFAQHRSNAELDTYDAAFQQAALLMARKKIFEGSASEKDLSRYGTHDFARYCLLARTLLENGATCVKVTHHGYDSHAENFNFHLEQLGEFDKPFAMLMDDLSDRGMLENTLVLVCSEFGRTPKINTKYGRDHWGTAWSTVLGGCGVQSGAIIGSTNNEGTEVADREVDSGHLFHTYLRAVGLDSYAEHDLPGRSIPIGDPAAEEIGELLS
- a CDS encoding WD40 repeat domain-containing protein; this encodes MNPIETETITKTSEPSVDPLHTHRVAEYKHERPLTTLCCDPTGQYVAAGAEDLDVQLWNLEDEQRRTLQGHDSWVRSLQFSADSSRLYTACWGGVVKAWDLTPPEPTVLYSIQAHQGSARWVSVSPDGKFLATGGNDLLVKIWDAENGTLLQAFSGHRRHVYGVQFHPTAPFIVSQDLVGVVKVWNLLTGQAERTFVADMMTGYDKKFAADMGGSRDLQFHPDGSRWASAGITKLTNGFAGDQDPIIVVFDWETCEPLHQLRAAQNFKGIAWGARFHPRGFVVGAGAHKNGKGELWFYDLTQDQPYHTVALPRAARGLGLIGDDRLAVAHVDGNVGVYQMSKPEPHDS